In a genomic window of Spodoptera frugiperda isolate SF20-4 chromosome 18, AGI-APGP_CSIRO_Sfru_2.0, whole genome shotgun sequence:
- the LOC118278237 gene encoding uncharacterized protein LOC118278237, producing the protein MANKKFLLSWIVVIAVALLSVCDAAENRRCYWCGPLAEQVHRSQRALPCSGQMQVTVCDPGYQYCAVVATSPPYKESRYCVKLYQDECYALYCNSSKTWRMTCPCRGDLCNGPNTERELEAFAGLAKIVSKTHNARLRRALVTTGRFISLNPRRNRIDNATSEPIEDIENDINATGVNVDLDNETHDENDASIVTEAKSEEQVVETTQGSVEQQNSEASKGPSEMMVEPTNMNSQMNDSVIQVDIPSESMETSNLKTEIILLNNETDKDVAKPNENVPEVQTTPEVITQTTVETTVMAETKAMTEPTPEVVKTAPTEAKVNNVKPSEQLPTAEAFQFTDPPTMKTTESVMITSTTATTIPPKNNTATRFDAHILTLAVGIVLNYNL; encoded by the exons ATGCGGCTGAGAATCGTCGGTGTTACTGGTGTGGTCCGCTAGCAGAACAGGTGCATCGCAGCCAGCGCGCGCTGCCGTGCAGTGGACAAATGCAGGTCACCGTCTGCGATCCTGGATACCAGTATTGCGCTGTTGTCGCCACCTCACCGC CATACAAGGAATCAAGATACTGCGTCAAGTTATACCAAGACGAATGTTATGCGCTCTACTGCAACTCTTCTAAAACATGGCGGATGACTTGCCCGTGTCGCGGAGATCTCTGCAATGGACCTAACACCGAACGCGAACTGGAAGCATTCGCGGGACTCGCCAAGATCGTATCTAAGACACACAACGCCAGACTTAGAAGAGCACTAGTGACTACTGGACGATTCATAAGCTTGAACCCTCGAAGAAATCGAATAGACAACGCGACTTCCGAACCTATTGAAGACATTGAAAATGATATCAATGCAACTGGCGTAAATGTTGATCTCGATAATGAAACTCACGACGAGAATGACGCTAGCATTGTAACAGAAGCAAAAAGCGAAGAACAAGTCGTTGAAACCACTCAAGGAAGTGTTGAACAACAAAATAGTGAAGCTTCGAAAGGTCCCAGTGAGATGATGGTTGAACCTACAAACATGAACAGTCAGATGAACGATTCCGTCATACAAGTTGATATCCCAAGTGAAAGTATGGAAACTAGTAATCTCAaaacagaaattattttattaaataacgaAACTGATAAGGATGTTGCGAAACCAAACGAAAATGTCCCAGAAGTTCAAACTACTCCTGAAGTTATAACACAGACAACTGTAGAAACAACGGTTATGGCAGAAACTAAAGCTATGACAGAACCTACGCCAGAAGTAGTGAAAACTGCACCGACCGAAGCTAAAGTGAATAATGTGAAGCCAAGTGAACAGTTGCCTACTGCAGAAGCTTTCCAATTCACTGACCCACCTACAATGAAAACTACTGAAAGTGTTATGATTACAAGCACAACTGCAACTACAATACCACCAAAGAATAACACCGCTACCCGCTTCGATGCCCACATACTAACACTAGCTGTCgggattgttttaaattataatctttaa